In the genome of Hippoglossus hippoglossus isolate fHipHip1 chromosome 4, fHipHip1.pri, whole genome shotgun sequence, one region contains:
- the kdm4aa gene encoding lysine-specific demethylase 4A isoform X1 — MTTDSQAQSIAPRIMTFTPSKEEFKDFSRYIAYMESQGAHKAGMAKVIPPKSWKPRQTYDDIDDLVIPAPIQQVVTGQSGLFTQYNIQKKPMTVHEFRKTSNMDKFCNPRYVDFEELERKFWKNLTFNPPLYGADVSGTLYDPDVTEWNIGCLNTILDTVESESGIKIKGVNTPYLYFGMWKSAFAWHTEDMDLYSINYLHFGEPKSWYVVPPEHGKRLERLAKGFFPGNNQSCEAFLRHKMTLISPSVLKKYGIPFEKVTQEAGQFIVTFPFGYHAGFNHGFNCAESTNFATQRWIDYGKQATLCSCRQDTVKISMDVFVRKFQPDRYKLWKAGKDNAPIDHTKPTPEAAEFLKEHQSEPLKDDSSEAGPEEHTAPIQEDKSSRLQTGTKRQLEVVEDVKPELIVKEAEEVEPKRAKLSRKESPTKVPVKPDKDTGIFQMEPKKEKDTRQQSKFQCKAGAKKTSNRRSQSKKESSDSADICPPDPSENQVVALSSEEAGNSVEPQPGTVCSPAHRLFQRTLSPADVLHVHSYAKGDYGEGEALPKEEKKSEGIDNVAEKDNRPVSKAQVVEEEADVGDVLPESDLGQLPGHHPLIKDGMSDDEAPEKTPPVEEGGLEGESWAKPLAHLWQSRPPSLKKEREYNQRMGSKPPYCSICMLFHTYQQTECAKNVDSPVMVPGGRMRTKPLIPEMCFTTTTEEDSELEQQQVTPHLEEDGTSLLISCSQCSVRVHTSCYGVDPASVSKEWKCARCKANAMTENCCLCSLRGGALQKANNNKWVHVLCAVAVLEARFVNTTDRNPVDLSGIPLQRFKLKCYYCKKRMKKVLGCCVQCSHGRCPTAYHPTCAQAAGVLMQPDEWPFVVHVTCCRHKGPTQIERNKAAMHELTVGQKVICKHKNGRYYQCDVVQLSKETFYEVNFDDGSFSDNLFPEDIVSRDCAQLGPPPQGEVVQVRWTDGLVYGAKFVAAHVTQMYLVEFEDGSQLTAKRDDVYTLDEELPKRVKSRLSKASDMRFDGIFEEKEIIKESKRQRVINSRYRGDYIEPVIYRAIME, encoded by the exons GTTATTCCACCTAAAAGCTGGAAACCTAGACAGACATATGACGACATCGATGACCTGGTGATTCCTGCTCCCATTCAGCAGGTGGTGACGGGTCAGTCAGGACTGTTCACCCAGTACAATATACAGAAGAAACCAATGACCGTCCACGAGTTCCGCAAGACCTCCAACATGGACAA GTTCTGCAATCCCAGATATGTAGATTTCGAAGAACTGGAGAGGAAGTTTTGGAAGAACCTGACCTTCAATCCACCGCTCTATGGGGCTGATGTCAGTGGAACGCTGTATGATCCA GATGTGACTGAATGGAACATTGGCTGTCTCAACACCATCCTGGATACTGTGGAGAGTGAGAGTGGGATCAAGATCAAAGGAGTAAACACACCATACCTGTATTTTGGGATGTGGAAGAGTGCCTTTGCATGGCACACTGAGGACATGGATCTGTACAGCATCAACTACCTGCATTTTGGAGAGCCCAAGTCCTG GTACGTTGTCCCACCAGAGCATGGGAAAAGACTGGAACGACTTGCCAAGG GTTTCTTTCCAGGAAACAATCAGAGCTGTGAAGCCTTCCTGCGCCACAAGATGACTTTAATTTCACCCTCAGTTCTGAAGAAATATGGCATACCATTTGAGAAG gtcaCTCAGGAGGCTGGGCAGTTCATTGTGACTTTCCCGTTTGGCTATCACGCTGGTTTCAATCATGGCTTCAACTGTGCTGAGTCCACCAACTTTGCCACACAGCGATGGATTGATTATGGAAAACAGGCAACACTG TGTTCGTGCCGTCAGGACACAGTGAAGATTTCCATGGATGTGTTTGTACGCAAGTTCCAGCCAGATCGTTATAAGTTATGGAAGGCAGGGAAAGACAATGCTCCAATCGACCACACCAAACCCACACCAGAGGCTGCTGAGTTTCTGAAAGAACACCAGTCTGAGCCTCTAAAAGACGATTCTAGTGAAGCTGGACCTGAGGAACACACTGCTCCCATCCAAGAGGACAAAAG TTCAAGGCTTCAGACTGGGACAAAGCGTCAACTTGAAGTTGTTGAAGATGTCAAACCTGAGCTGATCGTGAAGGAAGCTGAGGAAGTGGAGCCAAAGAGAGCCAAGTTGTCACGAAAAGAGTCTCCAACTAAAGTCCCTGTCAAGCCAGATAAAG ACACAGGAATTTTCCAAATGGAGCCTAAAAAGGAGAAAGACACCAGGCAACAGTCCAAATTTCAGTGCAAAGCCGGCGCTAAGAAAACTTCAAATAGACGGAGCCAATCAAAAAAAGAGAGCAGCGACTCAGCCGACATCTGTCCTCCTGATCCTTCTGAGAACCAAGTGGTGGCTCTGAGCTCTGAGGAGGCAGGCAACAGTGTGGAGCCTCAGCCAGGCACCGTCTGCAGCCCAGCACACAGGCTGTTCCAGAGAACACTGAGCCCTGCAGACGTCCTGCACGTCCACAGCTACGCCAAAGGAGACTACGGAGAGGGAGAAGCGCTGCccaaggaggagaagaagagtgagggcATTGACAACGTGGCGGAGAAAGACAACAGACCAGTTAGCAAAGCA CAGGTGGTAGAAGAGGAGGCTGATGTTGGAGATGTACTGCCAGAGAGTGATCTGGGACAGCTGCCAGGCCACCATCCACTCATTAAGGATGGCATGAGTGATGACG AGGCTCCAGAAAAGACTCCCCCTGTAGAGGAGGGTGGTCTGGAAGGGGAAAGCTGGGCCAAACCCCTGGCTCACTTGTGGCAGAGCAGACCTCCCAGcctgaagaaagagagagagtacaACCAGCGCATGGGCTCCAAACCTCCATACTGCTCCATTTGCATGTTGTTCCACACATACCAGCAG ACGGAATGTGCGAAAAATGTAGACAGCCCTGTCATGGTGCCTGGTGGGCGGATGCGGACCAAACCTCTGATCCCAGAGATGTGTTTCACCACTACCACAGAAGAAGACTCTGAGTTAGAGCAGCAGCAAGTCACACCTCATCTAGAGGAAGATGGAACCAGCCTCCTCATCAGCTGTTCTCAGTGCAGTGTCCGGGTCCACACGA GCTGTTACGGTGTGGATCCAGCCAGTGTGAGCAAGGAGTGGAAATGTGCTCGCTGCAAGGCCAACGCCATGACTGAG AATTGCTGCTTGTGTTCATTGAGAGGTGGAGCCTTGCAGAAagccaacaacaacaa gtgggtacatgtgctgtgtgctgtAGCTGTGCTGGAAGCACGCTTTGTCAACACCACTGACAGAAATCCTGTGGATTTAAGTggaattccactgcagagatttAAACTG AAATGTTACTACTGCAAGAAGCGGATGAAGAAGGTGTTGGGCTGCTGTGTGCAGTGCTCCCATGGCCGCTGTCCTACTGCCTACCACCCCACCTGCGCACAGGCGGCTGGAGTACTCATGCAGCCGGATGAATGGCCCTTTGTGGTCCACGTTACCTGCTGTCGACACAAAGGCCCCACTCAGATTGAA CGCAATAAAGCAGCCATGCACGAGCTTACTGTGGGACAGAAGGTGATATGCAAGCACAAGAACGGCCGCTACTACCAGTGTGATGTGGTGCAACTATCTAAAGAGACTTTCTATGAAGTCAACTTTGATGATGGCTCTTTCAGTGACAATCTCTTCCCTGAAGACATTGTG AGCCGAGACTGTGCTCAGCTTGGACCCCCACCCCAGGGCGAAGTAGTTCAGGTGCGATGGACAGATGGCCTGGTGTATGGGGCTAAATTTGTGGCAGCTCATGTCACCCAAATGTACCTG GTGGAGTTTGAGGATGGGTCGCAGCTAACAGCCAAGAGAGATGATGTCTACACTTTGGATGAGGAACTGCCAAAGAGAGTCAAATCCCGACTG tcgAAAGCTTCAGACATGAGATTTGATGGGATCTTTGAGGAAAAGGAGATCATCAAGGagtcaaagagacagagagtgatCAACTCGCGTTACAGGGGGGACTACATAGAGCCTGTGATTTACAGAGCCATCATGGAGTAA
- the kdm4aa gene encoding lysine-specific demethylase 4A isoform X2 has protein sequence MTTDSQAQSIAPRIMTFTPSKEEFKDFSRYIAYMESQGAHKAGMAKVIPPKSWKPRQTYDDIDDLVIPAPIQQVVTGQSGLFTQYNIQKKPMTVHEFRKTSNMDKFCNPRYVDFEELERKFWKNLTFNPPLYGADVSGTLYDPDVTEWNIGCLNTILDTVESESGIKIKGVNTPYLYFGMWKSAFAWHTEDMDLYSINYLHFGEPKSWYVVPPEHGKRLERLAKGFFPGNNQSCEAFLRHKMTLISPSVLKKYGIPFEKVTQEAGQFIVTFPFGYHAGFNHGFNCAESTNFATQRWIDYGKQATLCSCRQDTVKISMDVFVRKFQPDRYKLWKAGKDNAPIDHTKPTPEAAEFLKEHQSEPLKDDSSEAGPEEHTAPIQEDKSSRLQTGTKRQLEVVEDVKPELIVKEAEEVEPKRAKLSRKESPTKVPVKPDKDTGIFQMEPKKEKDTRQQSKFQCKAGAKKTSNRRSQSKKESSDSADICPPDPSENQVVALSSEEAGNSVEPQPGTVCSPAHRLFQRTLSPADVLHVHSYAKGDYGEGEALPKEEKKSEGIDNVAEKDNRPVSKAVVEEEADVGDVLPESDLGQLPGHHPLIKDGMSDDEAPEKTPPVEEGGLEGESWAKPLAHLWQSRPPSLKKEREYNQRMGSKPPYCSICMLFHTYQQTECAKNVDSPVMVPGGRMRTKPLIPEMCFTTTTEEDSELEQQQVTPHLEEDGTSLLISCSQCSVRVHTSCYGVDPASVSKEWKCARCKANAMTENCCLCSLRGGALQKANNNKWVHVLCAVAVLEARFVNTTDRNPVDLSGIPLQRFKLKCYYCKKRMKKVLGCCVQCSHGRCPTAYHPTCAQAAGVLMQPDEWPFVVHVTCCRHKGPTQIERNKAAMHELTVGQKVICKHKNGRYYQCDVVQLSKETFYEVNFDDGSFSDNLFPEDIVSRDCAQLGPPPQGEVVQVRWTDGLVYGAKFVAAHVTQMYLVEFEDGSQLTAKRDDVYTLDEELPKRVKSRLSKASDMRFDGIFEEKEIIKESKRQRVINSRYRGDYIEPVIYRAIME, from the exons GTTATTCCACCTAAAAGCTGGAAACCTAGACAGACATATGACGACATCGATGACCTGGTGATTCCTGCTCCCATTCAGCAGGTGGTGACGGGTCAGTCAGGACTGTTCACCCAGTACAATATACAGAAGAAACCAATGACCGTCCACGAGTTCCGCAAGACCTCCAACATGGACAA GTTCTGCAATCCCAGATATGTAGATTTCGAAGAACTGGAGAGGAAGTTTTGGAAGAACCTGACCTTCAATCCACCGCTCTATGGGGCTGATGTCAGTGGAACGCTGTATGATCCA GATGTGACTGAATGGAACATTGGCTGTCTCAACACCATCCTGGATACTGTGGAGAGTGAGAGTGGGATCAAGATCAAAGGAGTAAACACACCATACCTGTATTTTGGGATGTGGAAGAGTGCCTTTGCATGGCACACTGAGGACATGGATCTGTACAGCATCAACTACCTGCATTTTGGAGAGCCCAAGTCCTG GTACGTTGTCCCACCAGAGCATGGGAAAAGACTGGAACGACTTGCCAAGG GTTTCTTTCCAGGAAACAATCAGAGCTGTGAAGCCTTCCTGCGCCACAAGATGACTTTAATTTCACCCTCAGTTCTGAAGAAATATGGCATACCATTTGAGAAG gtcaCTCAGGAGGCTGGGCAGTTCATTGTGACTTTCCCGTTTGGCTATCACGCTGGTTTCAATCATGGCTTCAACTGTGCTGAGTCCACCAACTTTGCCACACAGCGATGGATTGATTATGGAAAACAGGCAACACTG TGTTCGTGCCGTCAGGACACAGTGAAGATTTCCATGGATGTGTTTGTACGCAAGTTCCAGCCAGATCGTTATAAGTTATGGAAGGCAGGGAAAGACAATGCTCCAATCGACCACACCAAACCCACACCAGAGGCTGCTGAGTTTCTGAAAGAACACCAGTCTGAGCCTCTAAAAGACGATTCTAGTGAAGCTGGACCTGAGGAACACACTGCTCCCATCCAAGAGGACAAAAG TTCAAGGCTTCAGACTGGGACAAAGCGTCAACTTGAAGTTGTTGAAGATGTCAAACCTGAGCTGATCGTGAAGGAAGCTGAGGAAGTGGAGCCAAAGAGAGCCAAGTTGTCACGAAAAGAGTCTCCAACTAAAGTCCCTGTCAAGCCAGATAAAG ACACAGGAATTTTCCAAATGGAGCCTAAAAAGGAGAAAGACACCAGGCAACAGTCCAAATTTCAGTGCAAAGCCGGCGCTAAGAAAACTTCAAATAGACGGAGCCAATCAAAAAAAGAGAGCAGCGACTCAGCCGACATCTGTCCTCCTGATCCTTCTGAGAACCAAGTGGTGGCTCTGAGCTCTGAGGAGGCAGGCAACAGTGTGGAGCCTCAGCCAGGCACCGTCTGCAGCCCAGCACACAGGCTGTTCCAGAGAACACTGAGCCCTGCAGACGTCCTGCACGTCCACAGCTACGCCAAAGGAGACTACGGAGAGGGAGAAGCGCTGCccaaggaggagaagaagagtgagggcATTGACAACGTGGCGGAGAAAGACAACAGACCAGTTAGCAAAGCA GTGGTAGAAGAGGAGGCTGATGTTGGAGATGTACTGCCAGAGAGTGATCTGGGACAGCTGCCAGGCCACCATCCACTCATTAAGGATGGCATGAGTGATGACG AGGCTCCAGAAAAGACTCCCCCTGTAGAGGAGGGTGGTCTGGAAGGGGAAAGCTGGGCCAAACCCCTGGCTCACTTGTGGCAGAGCAGACCTCCCAGcctgaagaaagagagagagtacaACCAGCGCATGGGCTCCAAACCTCCATACTGCTCCATTTGCATGTTGTTCCACACATACCAGCAG ACGGAATGTGCGAAAAATGTAGACAGCCCTGTCATGGTGCCTGGTGGGCGGATGCGGACCAAACCTCTGATCCCAGAGATGTGTTTCACCACTACCACAGAAGAAGACTCTGAGTTAGAGCAGCAGCAAGTCACACCTCATCTAGAGGAAGATGGAACCAGCCTCCTCATCAGCTGTTCTCAGTGCAGTGTCCGGGTCCACACGA GCTGTTACGGTGTGGATCCAGCCAGTGTGAGCAAGGAGTGGAAATGTGCTCGCTGCAAGGCCAACGCCATGACTGAG AATTGCTGCTTGTGTTCATTGAGAGGTGGAGCCTTGCAGAAagccaacaacaacaa gtgggtacatgtgctgtgtgctgtAGCTGTGCTGGAAGCACGCTTTGTCAACACCACTGACAGAAATCCTGTGGATTTAAGTggaattccactgcagagatttAAACTG AAATGTTACTACTGCAAGAAGCGGATGAAGAAGGTGTTGGGCTGCTGTGTGCAGTGCTCCCATGGCCGCTGTCCTACTGCCTACCACCCCACCTGCGCACAGGCGGCTGGAGTACTCATGCAGCCGGATGAATGGCCCTTTGTGGTCCACGTTACCTGCTGTCGACACAAAGGCCCCACTCAGATTGAA CGCAATAAAGCAGCCATGCACGAGCTTACTGTGGGACAGAAGGTGATATGCAAGCACAAGAACGGCCGCTACTACCAGTGTGATGTGGTGCAACTATCTAAAGAGACTTTCTATGAAGTCAACTTTGATGATGGCTCTTTCAGTGACAATCTCTTCCCTGAAGACATTGTG AGCCGAGACTGTGCTCAGCTTGGACCCCCACCCCAGGGCGAAGTAGTTCAGGTGCGATGGACAGATGGCCTGGTGTATGGGGCTAAATTTGTGGCAGCTCATGTCACCCAAATGTACCTG GTGGAGTTTGAGGATGGGTCGCAGCTAACAGCCAAGAGAGATGATGTCTACACTTTGGATGAGGAACTGCCAAAGAGAGTCAAATCCCGACTG tcgAAAGCTTCAGACATGAGATTTGATGGGATCTTTGAGGAAAAGGAGATCATCAAGGagtcaaagagacagagagtgatCAACTCGCGTTACAGGGGGGACTACATAGAGCCTGTGATTTACAGAGCCATCATGGAGTAA